The nucleotide window GAAGGGGTCGTTCCATCACCACTTCACGGGGGTCGCCGACTACCACGCGGCGTTGTTGAGTCATATCGAGCATGGACAGGTCACTCTGCTCGACGGGCTGTCAGACGAGCTCGCGACCGTCGATCCGGTCGACGCCCTGCGGGCCCTTCCCTCGCGGCTCGACGAGCTGTTCGACGCCGAGCTGGATCGGGCCCTGCGGGCGTGGGCGATCGGGAACGACGGTGCGCGTGGCGTGGTCGAACGCGTCGACAGCGCACGGCTCACTTTCCTCGAGACCCTCTGGAACCGCGCTGTGCCCGACCCGACCCGGGCGCGCGCCGCCGCCCTGCTGCCGCATCTTCTCCTGATCGGAGCGAACGCCACCCGCCCGCCGCTCGACGCCGCCAGTCGACGTGCGGTGTTCGACCTGCTGCCAGACCTGATTCCCCATGTCTGAGGTCCCGTTCGGGCGTCCCCACCTGCGGACGGACGCCGTGCCCGCCGTCGATGTGTTGATCGTCGGGGCCGGCCCGACCGGGCTCACCCTCGCGGTCGATCTGACCCGCCGTGGAGTTCGCGCCGTGCTGATCGAGGCCGCGCCCGCACTGCCTCGTCAGTCCCGAGGCAAGGGCCTGCAACCTCGAAGCCTGGAGGTGCTTGACGATCTCGGTGTTGTCGACGCGGTTCTGGGACACGGCCAGTCGCGCCAGGACATCACCCTGTACCGCGATGGCCGGCGCCTTGCGCGGATACCCGCCGGTCTCGCCGAGCCGCGCGCGGATCTGCCGTACCCCAACATCGTGATGATTCCCCAGTGGCGCACCACCACGCTGCTCGCACGACGGCTGCACGAACTCGGTTCCGCGATTCGGTTCAACACCCGCCTCGAGTCCTTCTCCGCTGGTAACGACGCGGTGCGCGCCGTCGTCACCACACCGGACGGCGGCCGGGAGGATCTGACCGCCCGCTACCTCGTCGGCTGCGACGGCGCGCACAGCATCGTGCGCCGCACACTCGACCTGGAGTTCGCCGGCTCGTCCGACGAGACGCAGCGCTACCTGCTCGGTGATGTCACAGTTCCCGGCTGGCACCCCGAAGTCGACGGAGCCGTTCGCTCACACGCATGGCTCGGCACGGACGGATCGTTCCTCGGCCTGGCTGGCCTGCCCGAGACCGGGCAGTGGCAGATCGGCGCGAGCATCACCGCCGGCGACGACCTCGAGCCCACCCTGGAGGCCCTCCAGCGGCTTTGGGACGAACGCACCGGCCACCCGCAGGTCCGCCTGTCCGACGCGACCTGGTTGTCGAACTTCCGGGTCAACGTTCGCATGGTCGAGGACTACCGCCGCGGCCGAGTCCTGCTTGCCGGCGACGCCGCGCACGTGCACCCGCCCACTGGAGGGCAGGGAATGAACACCGGCATCCAAGATGCCTACAACCTGGGATGGAAGCTTGCCGCCTGCCTCAACGGCCACGACGACACCCTGCTCGACACCTACCCGGCCGAACGCCTTCCCGTCGCCCGTCGTGCGTTGGCGCAAAGCACCAACATCCTCGACGTGGTCACCAACCGCAACCCACTCGTCCGGTTCGCCGTGCAACGACTGCTCCTGCCGCTACTCAGCCGACCCTCGATCAACCGCAGGCTCACCGCTCGTGTGTCCCAGATCGACATCGGCTACCACGACGGGCCCCTGGCAGACGACGAGTTGTCCGGCGGCCGCGTCCGACCCGGCGATCGGGCCCCCGATGCCCACCTCGTCGATACCGCCACCGGGCAGCCGCTGCGGCTGTTCGACCTGCTCCGCGGGCCACAATGGACGCTGCTCCTCGTCGGCGACGCCTCCGCCGGCCGCCTCGACTGTGATGCTCTTCCCGACGAGGTGCACACCTGCTTGATCACGCCCGCGCGATCGACGTCGTTCTCCGGCCGGGTGGTCATCGACCGCGACGGGACGTTTCGCCGGGCCTACCGAGCAAAGCCCGGTACAGCGTTGCTCATTCGCCCGGACGGCTACCTGCACTGGCGCGCGCACACCCCCCGCGCCGACGCGGTGGCCAAGCACGTCCTCGGCGCGGGCGCGCACCCCCCACCCGCTGCCGCTACCCGACGACAGGCGGGCACCGGAGAAGGCCACGACACGGAGGAGGGCTGAGCCTTTCCGCTGAGGCAGGGTGGCTGACTGGCACGGCAGCAGGAGTCGGGAACGGGTCGCAGACGATGGCGGATCACCGTTGTCCGAACTGGTGAGGCTCCCATTCACGTCCGGTGTGGTTGATTGCGACCCATTTACCTGAGGAGTCCTTCGAGATGGTGCAACCCTGGTGGCCGCTGGCCTTGTTGGCAGTGATCCAGCTCTGCGACGCGGTGTTATGCGTAAGGCCGGTCGCCTTCATTCGGCAATGTTTGATCGACGTCCGGTTCCCCGAATACTTCTGGAAGTTTCTCCCTCCGCTCAAGGCTGCCGCAGCGGCTGGGCTCATCGTCGGGATCTGGGTTCCGCCGTTGGCGGTGCTCGTGTGTGCGGCGCTGGTCTGCTACTTCGTGGTGGCGGTCTCGGCGCATGTCCGCGCCCGCGATTTCGGCCGCAATCTGTTCCTGAACGCGACGGCGATGTTGGTCATCTGCTCGGCGACGCTGGCCTTCACCGTCCAGTTCGCGTGATCGAACACACGACGGCGCGGGGGTTGGGTCATCGCGCGGAGAGAGGCGGGAGACAGCGCAGCCATGACGTAATGCGCGTTCCGACCCCTCAGCAGCGTGCACCGTCCCGCGCCGCCAGGAGCGGAAGGCCCGCCGCGTACCGCCGGAAGAAGCCTGCGGTCGGAGTGTCCGCCGTCGCGACGTCGTCCGGGGTGCCCTCCGCGACCACCGCGCCCCCGCTCGGACCGGCTCCCGGCCCGAGGTCGATCACCCAGTCCGCCGACGCGGCGGCGGGGATGTCATGTTCGGCCATGACGACGGTGTTGCCCGAGTCCAGCAACACATCGAGTGCGTCCACCACTCGCTGGATGTCGGACGGGTGCAAGCCAGAGACCGGCTCGTCGAGAATGACGAGACCGGCCTTGCGGCTCGCCGCGCCGCGCTGGATCGCGGAGGCCAGCTTCAGCCGCTGCGCCTCGCCGCCGGACAACTCTGTGGCGCTCTGCCCGAGTTGAAGGTAGCCAAGCCCGACCCGGTCCAGTGCCCCCAAGGTCTCGGCGAGCTGCCGGGGCTCGGAGAACCGCTGCACGGCCTCGGCGACAGTCAGGTCGAGCACCTCGTCGATGACCAACCCGTTGTACCTGATGTCCAAGGCCTCCGGCTGGTAGCGCCGGCCCTCGCACGCGTCACAGACCACCCACACATCCGGCAGAAAGTGCATGTCGACCAGCTTGCGACCATAACCGGTGCAGCTCTCGCAGCGACCGCCGCCCGCGGCGTTGAAGCTGAACCAGGAGGCGTTGACCCCGCGCCCACGTGCGATGTCGGTCTCGGCGAACAGCTTGCGGATGATGTCGAACGCCTTGCTGTAAGTCGCCGGGTTGGACCGCGGCGTCCGCCCAAGCGGTTCCTGATCGACGACGGCGACCCAACTGAACTCCCCGACGCCGGTGACCTCCCGCACCGTGTCCGTCACCGTCCCGTTCAGAACGGCCTCCACACCCGACCCGAGCGCACCGAGCAAGCTGCTCTTGCCGCTGCCGCTCACCCCGGTCAGGCAGGTGAGCCGATTGGCCGGGAAACTCACCAGGTCCGCAGTCACGTTGTGCGCACGCAGACCGTGCAGCTTCACCCAGCCGGTGTCGTCCCCGGCCGGGCGGCGGGTCCGGTGCAGCCGCGGCCCCCTACCGGCCAGATAGCGCCCAGTCAGCGACGTCGGGTGGGCGGCCACGTCGGCGGGAGGCCCCGACACGAGGACCTCACCGCCGAGACGGCCCGCGCCGGGGCCCATGTCGATCACCCAGTCGGCTCGGGCGATCAGCTCGGGGTCGTGCTCGACGAGGAGCACCGTGTTGCCAGCCCCACGCAGGTCCAGGGCGATGTCGAGCAGGTGCGCCTTGTCCGCCGGATGCAGCCCGGTCCCGGGCTCGTCCAGGACGAAGATGATGCCACTCAACTCGGTGCTGAGCTGCGCGGCGAGCCGGGTCCGCTGCAACTCACCCGCGGACAGCGACGCCGCGCTCCGGGACAGCTGGAGATGGGCCAGGCCGAGCCGGTCGAGGATTCCGAGCCTGCGACCGAGGTCCTGCAGCAGCGGCTCACCCACCTCCCGCTGCCGGGCGCCCAGCTCGTCCGCCATGCGCTTCGCCCAGCGGCGCACCTCCCGTACTTCCACCTCGAGCAGGCCGGGGTACGTCAGCCCGCCGAACCGCACCGACCGCGCCACCTGGTCGTACCCGCTGCCGTCGCAGGTGCCGCAGGGCTGCTTGCGCATGTACGGCAGGTAGCGCTGCTTGGCGCTGGACGTCTGGGCGTTCACGAACACCCGCTCCACCTCAGCGAGCGCGCCCCGCAGCGGCTGGCTCGACGTGTAGGTCACCAGGGCCGTCTCATTCTTGTTCGTCATTTCCACGGTCGCCTCGATGTTCTCGACACCCGTGCCGTGGAGCACGCAGTGACGGAACTCCTCGGGCAGCGACTGCCACGACCGGCCGAGGTCCACGCCCCGCTTCTCGGCAAGCGCC belongs to Micromonospora ureilytica and includes:
- a CDS encoding FAD-dependent monooxygenase, with product MSEVPFGRPHLRTDAVPAVDVLIVGAGPTGLTLAVDLTRRGVRAVLIEAAPALPRQSRGKGLQPRSLEVLDDLGVVDAVLGHGQSRQDITLYRDGRRLARIPAGLAEPRADLPYPNIVMIPQWRTTTLLARRLHELGSAIRFNTRLESFSAGNDAVRAVVTTPDGGREDLTARYLVGCDGAHSIVRRTLDLEFAGSSDETQRYLLGDVTVPGWHPEVDGAVRSHAWLGTDGSFLGLAGLPETGQWQIGASITAGDDLEPTLEALQRLWDERTGHPQVRLSDATWLSNFRVNVRMVEDYRRGRVLLAGDAAHVHPPTGGQGMNTGIQDAYNLGWKLAACLNGHDDTLLDTYPAERLPVARRALAQSTNILDVVTNRNPLVRFAVQRLLLPLLSRPSINRRLTARVSQIDIGYHDGPLADDELSGGRVRPGDRAPDAHLVDTATGQPLRLFDLLRGPQWTLLLVGDASAGRLDCDALPDEVHTCLITPARSTSFSGRVVIDRDGTFRRAYRAKPGTALLIRPDGYLHWRAHTPRADAVAKHVLGAGAHPPPAAATRRQAGTGEGHDTEEG
- a CDS encoding DoxX family protein, whose product is MVQPWWPLALLAVIQLCDAVLCVRPVAFIRQCLIDVRFPEYFWKFLPPLKAAAAAGLIVGIWVPPLAVLVCAALVCYFVVAVSAHVRARDFGRNLFLNATAMLVICSATLAFTVQFA
- a CDS encoding excinuclease ABC subunit UvrA, which encodes MGRETIDVVGARTNNLRDVSVSIPKGRLVAFTGVSGSGKTSLAIDTLHNEAQLRYLEGLSPFVRQYITQRNRPKVDRILGLGATLAVDQRRLNRNPRSTVATITGIDGHLGLLYSRLPGIGTDSAAAVEDGYLTTAHFDRNTPEGSCADCHGVGGRWQAAEDLIITNPELPLFEGASPWYAKWRSGEHAFVPALAEKRGVDLGRSWQSLPEEFRHCVLHGTGVENIEATVEMTNKNETALVTYTSSQPLRGALAEVERVFVNAQTSSAKQRYLPYMRKQPCGTCDGSGYDQVARSVRFGGLTYPGLLEVEVREVRRWAKRMADELGARQREVGEPLLQDLGRRLGILDRLGLAHLQLSRSAASLSAGELQRTRLAAQLSTELSGIIFVLDEPGTGLHPADKAHLLDIALDLRGAGNTVLLVEHDPELIARADWVIDMGPGAGRLGGEVLVSGPPADVAAHPTSLTGRYLAGRGPRLHRTRRPAGDDTGWVKLHGLRAHNVTADLVSFPANRLTCLTGVSGSGKSSLLGALGSGVEAVLNGTVTDTVREVTGVGEFSWVAVVDQEPLGRTPRSNPATYSKAFDIIRKLFAETDIARGRGVNASWFSFNAAGGGRCESCTGYGRKLVDMHFLPDVWVVCDACEGRRYQPEALDIRYNGLVIDEVLDLTVAEAVQRFSEPRQLAETLGALDRVGLGYLQLGQSATELSGGEAQRLKLASAIQRGAASRKAGLVILDEPVSGLHPSDIQRVVDALDVLLDSGNTVVMAEHDIPAAASADWVIDLGPGAGPSGGAVVAEGTPDDVATADTPTAGFFRRYAAGLPLLAARDGARC
- a CDS encoding TetR/AcrR family transcriptional regulator — protein: MGTRELWLDEGVVVLADEGPAGVRIDRLAARLGLTKGSFHHHFTGVADYHAALLSHIEHGQVTLLDGLSDELATVDPVDALRALPSRLDELFDAELDRALRAWAIGNDGARGVVERVDSARLTFLETLWNRAVPDPTRARAAALLPHLLLIGANATRPPLDAASRRAVFDLLPDLIPHV